GAAATCCTGCTCCTAGTTCTCCAAATAGATTCTCATTTTGCGACCATCCAAGCAATATCTTTAGATGCTTTTAGTCTTTTCATAGAAAAACGTTATAGTGCTCCACTGTTCTACACATTTTAGGAACATATCAGCATACTATGCTGTAAGCTATTTGGTGTATTATAGACCAGCATGTTGCATTGTCTTGTTATGTGGATGTTGCAGTTTCTCTTCTGACTGAGCTTTTGCTTGGGATGGTTCTCTTCCAACTCCAGTCATGTTTTCAAGGCACACCTCCATCGAGAGTTCAAACAAAGCTGGAGCTGCCACTGGAGATGTGCATGGAAAATGTAGCCTGGCATTAGAATAAAGTTGTTCATGGCAAAATGATGCCCAGGAAGAGAAACTATAGCACTAATCCACTAACCATAAACCAAGGCTACATGATGTGCTCCTAAAACTGCCACTTTTGTAATTTGTAAAAAACTTGGAGCATGATGTGCTTCTAAAATATGTAGAGAATCATAGAAACTTCCAATTTCAAAATGCATCATTCCATTATCTTTGGTTAACAAATGAAAGCAGCACATTCTTTGATATTTCTTTTATTGCATGAGATTTCACTTAATAATAAAGCATGATATTTCTCGCTTTGATTTTGCTATTGTATGTACTTTGTAATTGCAGTTAGTCATACCTTGCTGTGCTCCAATTagcctaaaaaataaaagactTATTTCTACATAATTTCAAATTCatgttttgtcttatatgtttCATGGCATTATTTCTGTAATAGAAAAGGGGACTGTCTCGCAGTCAGACCCTTAAACCGTGTGTGCTTTTTAAACCAAATCCTTAGGTTGCATGTGAGACTGTAGAGTGTATGGAATTGAAATGGGCGTGTGAGAGTATGGAATTGAAATGAGCATGTGAGAGTGTATGGAAAACAGGGCTGTGTGGCCAAAACTAATCTTTATTAGTTTTAATAGCATTCTTGAGACATTTAACCAAGGACAATTTTACAGTTTCTGGTTTCATTTGCAGGTGACTGAAAACCCTAGCGCAGTTGGTGGTTGCAGTTGTAAAAGTTCCTTCATGGTGAAACAGTAATTTCTTTTATGCAGTGGAACTAGATTCTGTTAGGAAACATGATTTTTGTACCTTAACAAACGATTGATTGAACTGAAGATGAAATATATTGCTTGTATAATGATATCAATGTAATATTCACTTGTATTTAATAAATTGTCAGGCATTTTTATCTAGCCTGTTCTGATAATATGAAATGAAGCTTGAAGTGATATTTACATCGAACTAGACAGCAAGTTTCTTGTGTAATGCCATACATGGACAATGACTTGGGTTGATACATCCTCTTAACCAAAAGTGTGCAGCTTCTTTAAAATGTGCAGTTGCCATAAAAAAATTCTACCAAGTAAAGTTCCGGAAAATCATTGGTTTGAAGGTAAAGAATGTGAAATCCAGGCCAAACAAACCCGAGCATTTTTTATTGGTTCATATTCTACTTTAGTCTGAATCGATTCAAACCAACATGTGTGTACCTCTACAATAAGCTTTTAATTTTCATCCACACGAacaagaatttttttaaatcatttgattaaattaaaattagaaaaatgacATGTTCTTTTTGCATCATTATATTTCAGGTCTAACTCCAGGACTTAGTGAACATCACAACCATGTGACTTGGTAGTTACTGCATTGTCCCACTTCTTACATGTCTTCCACTTTGTCCAAGTGGTGACTCGTCGAGTTTTGGTTCAACCGATCAAATCGGTTAATCCGAGCCAAGTTTTAAATCTAATACATCGTACCAAATGAATCATAAGAATATAGTCTCTTGTTCAATCGTGGATGCAGAAATGTGGACCACCTCGGCGGGCCCTCATCTTGccttagtaaaaaaattcataaatgTGATAGTGAAATCAGATTAAGTTGATGCTATCGCCATTATGCATACTTGTTCTAAAAATACTCATTATTGTGCTTATGGCCCAAATTAAATAGCTCATTTCAACTAGTACTTACTACCACTGTTATTAAATTCAACTCAAACCGACCAGATTCACCCGTTCGACCGGAAACTTGAGACTTGAACGATCTAAATCACTCATCCGATCGGCCATGCAATAGAACTGGTATGACTGGGCCGGTTTAAGCATAAAACCAGTGACTTGGCTAGGCTCGGTTGGACCGGCAAgtcacccaaaaaaaaaattgaaatgaaaagcCACGTGGTTGTTCACATGTGCCCACAAGACGGAGAGATCGCATACTTTGAGTTCTTGCccctttcttcttccccaacATCACTTTCTCCCAATTAGAAGAAGCAGCGCCGCGCCCCCATCGTCGTCAACCCACTCCTCTACTCCACTCACCGCCGTGAGCCTTTAAAGGTACTGTGTGTGGCCGGTGGGAGTGGTGGCTCGAGGTCAAGTGAGTTTCTGTCTACTAAGCGGCCAGAGTAAGATTGGTTTGCGATGGAGAGGTTGGAGTTGAAGGAGGTTCAGAGGCTGGAAGGTCACAACGACAGGGTTTGGAGCTTGGATTGGAACCCGGCAACTGGTCATGCTGGTACTCCTCTCGTCTTCGCTTCTTGCAGCGGCGACAAAACTGTCCGAATCTGGGAACAAGACCTCTCCTCTGGCCTCTGGGCCTGCAAGGTCTCTTCCTCACTCCTTATAATCACTCTCATCAACTAAGtgctttgaaattttttttgtgtATATCGTAATCGAAGTTGCATAGTTTTATTCTTAATTATGATATCAGAGTTTGGCATTGATGTGCAGGCGGTTTTGGACGAAACACACACTCGAACCGTTCGATCTTGTGCTTGGTCACCTTCTGGGAAACTGTTAGCCACTGCAAGCTTTGATGCCACCACTGCCATATGGGAAAATGTTGGGGGTGATTTTGAGTGTGTTGCTACTTTGGAGGTGTGCTGCTGCTGTGTCACATCATATTCTTTGATAATTTGGATGTGTTTATTCTTTTATCATTGTTCTTTTCTTGTCTTACTTTGAGATACATGTAATTGTGTGGATAGGGTCATGAAAATGAAGTGAAGAGTGTATCTTGGAATGCATCTGGAACCTTGCTTGCAACTTGTAGTAGGGATAAATCTGTCTGGATATGGGAAATGCAGCCGGTCAACGAGTTTGAGTGTGTGTCCGTGCTGCAAGGACATACCCAGGATGTTAAAATGGTCAAGTGGCACCCCACGGAGGATATCTTAATTTCATGTAGCTATGATAATAGTATTAAGGTAATGCAAATGCTAAAAATGGCTCCATTgtcttcattttatttttgttactttAGTGTCATGTCTGCTGCTTATGTCAATGAATGGGATTGAACAGTGTGATAACATTATAATGCAATCAATTTTCACCAGGTTTGGGCAGATGAAGGTGACAGTGACGATTGGCAGTGTGTTCAAACTCTCGGTCAACCTAATAAGTACTGCTTTATGACTGCTTCCATCTCCTCTCATATTACAGCTTCTTTGTATTCTTCTCTTTTAGACATGGTTGTTTTTCTGTATTTTATGCAGAGCGCATTTTGCATGTATCTTTTACATGGTTCATGTAGGACTACCAATTTTTTAAACCAATATTAAATGTGCATATGTTCATGTATATTTGTGTTAATTGTCAGTGGTCATACTTCTACTGTTTGGGCCCTCTCCTTCAATGCTAGTGGAGACAAAATGGTTACCTGTAGGTATGTGAAGTATTTCTCTTGTTTGTACCTGCGATTATTTGTCATTTTCTTGAACTTCTGTGGTATTTGACTCTAACCTCCTTATGGCAGTGATGATCTTACCGTGAAGGTATGGGAAACAGAAAACGTACAATCTAGTAGTGGATTTGCACCTTGGTAAGTACCATTGGATTTTTTCCTACTTTTATCTTTCCTTAGTTTTTGTCATCTAGGATACAATACTGAGTATGTAATTAACATTTCATAAATTTGACATGTTGTAATGCTTAAGACATTTCCAAATGAAGTGCAATGGCAACGTATTGTaacatttttcatattttaaatctttttgtaagttatttaaaaataaaatgaaatttctTAGTTTGAGTTGTGTCATTATCAAGTGTCATGCCTTATTTGAGTTTCGGCTAAGCGTCTAAAGTTGAGACGTGTTTAATCAGTGTCCTTAAGGAGTTAAGGTGTTGGCTAGGCatctaataaaaatcaaattttcaataGGATAACTGACGTGTATCATCGGGTGTCGGTTCCGGGGAAGCGTCTGACAATCCAACACCTTAAGAAGAAGTGTTTGTGCTTCATAAGTTGTATCACATTTCCCTAGTCACCTTATTTTCAACTGAAATATGTTGAATTATCTGATTCTGATAAAGATAAAGGATCCATTGATGGCatttgatattttgatttaattgtgGCTTTCAAGCCATGATTCAACTGTATTTCTGCTATTTTTTCATACATTTTGGAATGGATTGAAAAACTTTTTTGTTTCTATCAAAGATTTTAAAACCAATTAGTTTATAATCTTTTATTTATATAGCACTTATACAAATGAGTGTAGATCCTTTCATAGGGTTAGTGTATTAAGTCTTTTCTTTTCAGATAATTTTGATAGAGAGTACGATCATCTAGAGGATGCATCATAATTTGGTACTTGGGAGAGACCTGGATATCTTGAATATTGATAGAAACTGGAGTCTTTATTGCTGAAAATAGTCAAATTCCCCTCGATTATATAACAAATAGCAGAACTTTGAAGATCTGACAAGCCTTCCAATGTCCAAAGGCTCTGAACTATCTCAAATGACTACACCCGCCCTGCCTCTCAACCTCTTCCTATTTATGGGCAACATGCCTTACTCGCTAACTATTATTCtgttaactaactaactaattaACTATAACTAATTCTACTAACTGACTGTACCTATCAAATATCCAGGAGATTTAACAGTTTTCTTCAGTAAGcagttctttctttctttattagTGCTGGTACTTATCAGATTGAAACACTATTGTTTGTTTCTCTCAAagattttaaaatcaattagaCAGTTTATAATCTTTTATATAGTATAGCACTTGTATAGTTTATATTCTTTTATTTACTATAGCTCTTGTACAAATGAGGGGCAGATCATTTAATAGCGTTGGCATATTAATCCTTTCCTTTCAGACATCGTAAAGTtgtttcttgtttctttttgGGCTTCTCAGGAGACATCTTTGCACTCTTTCAGGATATCATGATCGGACGATTTTCTCAATTCATTGGTCAAGGTAGTTGCATCTTGGTTAACTAAATAAAATTTGCAGCTCACCTGACATTCATTTAAAAATGTGGTTTGAAGAATTAACCAGCTCGCCATTTAGTAATGACAATTTCATACGTATGGCTTTAAGAAGTCAACTGTCATCATTTGCATCTATGGCCATTCTTGCCATTAAGCATGTGAATTTAATTAAGATATAGTGATAATGGAAAAAAAGTGAGCTATATTGTTTATCAACCAATATCCATATTTGGAATTAATGCTGACAATGTTTTCTACATTTCAGATGAATTACCCTCTTCCATTCTTTGGGTCATATAGAAGTTTCTAAGAATGTAAATGTCATTATCACAACATTATGCAGATTCAATAACTACTTCTCCCTgacttcaaaaaataaaataactactACTCCCTTTCCCCCCCTGCTATTTTTGAATGAAAGCAGGAAAAATGTAGTGGCCCGTGCATTTCACGTCTGTCATGAAGATCAATTTTGGCTTACagacatttaatatttttgaatCCCACATTTTGTGCTTGTATGACAGAGAAGGTATCTTTGCCAGTGGAGCTGCTGATGACACTATACAGCTTTTTGGGGATGACAATGAAAGTCAGGTATGCCTATTTTTTAGCATTATATATTTTACTGCATTTATCCACTGACAAAGAGAAGTTTCAAATGCCTTCTTATATATAGCAATTATGAACGTGATTTGTGTTCCTATTGCATAATAGATAGATTTCACCTGTCAGTATGTTGTCTCTACTCTCTACTATTGTGTGATACTGTAATTACTTGTAAATCAGACTATTTGTGATGGGTACTAGAAGTCTATCAATTGAATACTTTAAAAACTACAGTTGAGAATGTTAGCGTGAATATTCATAAGCTGTTGGCCCCTCATCCCAAGCCTGTTCTTTTGAATGCCGGTGGGGTGAACAGTTGTCATTATTTTAGTATGACATGTGAATGTCACTCCCTCGGGATGCCACAAGGAGCATGTTCATATTTTATCCTCATACATTTTAGTCTAAAGTGCATGAAGAATTCTCAGAAAAGAAAGCATTGGATTCTTCGTATGTCCATTACAAGTATTGTTGCCCTGGTGCAAAATCAATCACTTTAATCATGGACACTGCATGGTTCTATTGACTATTTGTGCATATGAATAAACTTGGAATTTCTTTGTACTTGCAATTACAAGGACAAGAGTAGCCGAGGAGGCGAGGACTTGACAAATCAATGATAAATGTTTATTTACAACTTAAGTGCAGAGAATGATTCAGCCAAACAGTTGTACTGTGTTAACTGTATTTGCAACTACATTTATCTGCATcaagattttttatttgaacTATGTTTTGTCTTGAAGAGATTAGCATGGTGTTCTTGCATAGTTGCCTTGAAGGTAACTGGTGAGCTGCATTAGCTGGTTTCCAATGTTTTTCTTAACATAATAATCCCCATTCTCAATTTCATTTGCATTGGATCTTTTTTACTTAGGTGCTCTTCTTGGCGTCTGAAAACATGTGGATGTTTTGAACCTCAACATTGGTGCAGTTGTTATTAAGGGATAAATCCATATGTACATTGAAATCCAAGTCCCTGAAAAATTCAAACATAGATAAGAATGTGCAATTGTGTAGGAAAATAGTGACGAAAATGTATAAAAGTCTGCTTGAAGTAATTGAGTTTGTATCTTTGTAGACTATAGATGTGCATCTCACTTTATCAATAACCCTAGTTTAGTTTGACCAAAGTTTACTATGTGCTTGTAACATAGGTCGGAGGTCCTCTGTACACGTTGCTGCTGAAAAAGGAGAAGGCCCATGACATGGATATAAATTCTGTGCAGTGGAGCCCTGGGGTAAGATTCTCAGACACTACTTTCATTAAGCATATGATGATGAAGTGAATATCTCTTTGCGCAAAGATGAAATGGGTGGGATGGTGGATTTCACTGCTAATATCAGATAATCTTAGTTGATTGTGTCTGATTCTGAAGAGTGGCCTCTTAAAATTTTACTTTAATAACTTGTACTTGATGTATTAAACTAGTTGTAATTAGTACGCTTTCTATTACTAATGAAGTGTTAACCTTACTTTTACAAAGAGTTTGCTCCTCAAAGAACAGAATAAGTTATCACAATGGTATAGTAAACATAAGATTAGTAGTTACGATTATGTTAGACATCTGCGAATTACATACTGTTTAATAGCTTATAAGGACTTTGTACATTTAGAGAAGCCAGTACTCTTTTTGCTTTGTCTTTCTCTGCAATTGTTTTTTGCTTTCTCTGTATTAATCAACAGTTTTGGCCTACTGTTGCATTCTAAATAGGAGAAACCACTACTAGCCTCTGCCAGCGATGATGGGACAATCAAGGTGTGGGAGCTGGTATCCCAATGATGATGCTAATTTTGCTTATTTGCTGTATCAGTAGTAGAAATTTATACTGGTAGAGCTAAAGAGTGGAAACAAATAGATGTGCAGCATCCTCATAGTGCCTTTTGTTTTCTCtttaatatatgtattaataatttaaagcaGATattggatatttttttttgagtaaGGCTGTAAATTATAGTTACTGTAAACTTAACTTGCATTTTTGCTCGGAATTGCTAAATAATCACTTACCCTATAGTGAATTAGTATAGTAAGTGTGCTTATTTCAATGAGCCCTATGCATTTTGGAAATCCTTATACAATTAATTCTGAAGTTAGAATTAATTCAAAGAGAAAAGCTTGTGAGTGCTTTTGGGTTTTAGAATTCATTCTAATAAAAACGAAGTTGATACGTACTATAAATGTTGATAGATCAATGCAATGAAAAGGAAGGATACTCGTTAATGAGTGTGTTTCAGCCTACTGTCAGAACAGGGTTTCCTAACTAAAGCAACAGGGGATTGAATTGAGAAATCCTGTGCCCATAATTTTCTGATGGGTTTGCAAGGCCAGGAGATGGTTGGTTTGAGCAAGTATTCCTCAAATAAAGCATGCAATGGCAAAGGCTTATAGCCCTTTTTCCATATATTGCTACCAGTACACATCATTGGTATACCCTGGTAAGCCTTTTGTAAATGGCAATATATACTTCACTGCACATTGAggactaaaatataaaaaatgagcATCATAATTGATAATATTGAGCATTTTTAAGTTACGATAGATTATGGTTAAAATGGGAATGACTTCTGGGCACTtgacttttaatttaatttgatcAACTTTTAGTTGGAATTCTGGCGAATCTTGTTAAACAAATGCACTCAGATtaggttttctatttttatattgtTGTTTTTTGAAATGTACCATGCTGCCGGTCAGAATAGataattacataaaattcaAGAATAAAAATACATGTACCATTAGAGACTAATTTGCTATCCTCTTGCCTATCGTCAAAGTTTATTTGGACTATATTATTCTGTTTTGCTTGAAACAACATATGAGAACTGTTTTTTCAAGAGGCTGAAAGTTTCATGAGCTGAAAGTAGTCAATGAATGAATACACATATATAAAATAACGTAATTTGCATATATCTAGTTCCCAAACAAAATGGTTTTAAGTTTTCAAATGCATCAcaccatcaacaatcatcaaaatcaaattcgAAAAGAAGAAACGAAAGgattatatatatgtatataatatCTATGAAGATCAGGATTAATAAAACCCTCCATCATCAATAGATGGTTGTGGTTAAACTGAATTacagaaacaaaaacaaaaaaaaaagaaaaaaattctaaCACCTGTTCTCTATCCTTAGACCAGCAGCATTGGCTCTTCTACCCTCTCCAACCAAAGCCTCACGTGCCATGGTGATCTTGCTTGGAACCAAAGGAGCATCAAATGCAGAACAATCTATCCAATCCTTCAACAGATCCTCCTGACCCCACATGTCTGGAATCCAAACCCTTCCAGCCACTTCAACTCTATGCCTCTTCAGCTTCTCACGTCCACTATCCTCTGCTAGAAGCTCCTGTAACTCTGTTTCCTCCTTGTTGCAGACAAGGGTCTTTGAAGCAGAGGGGCTTTGTGTAACACCTTTCAGGTTGAATGGGGTTTCTTGTTCTTGCTGCAACATGGAATCTTTAGATGATTGGGGGCTACTTTTCAAGTCAAATTCAAATGGGTAAGGAGGAACCTGGTTATCAGATTCAGTAGAAGAGGATTGGTGAGCCATGATGAAAGGGTGGTTGTGTTGTTCTGTCATGCAGAAACAGAGCAAAGTGATATTTGTTTTTCTGTGTGCTGTGTGTACCTCCTTGATGTGTGTGAGAGGAGCAGATTTTCTGTTGTGTGGGCAATGAATAAAGGAAATGGGAAACAATGGGTGGGAAATTTGGTTACACGTAGTCCACAAGAGTTGTTTCTGTATGGTATGTGACAAACGTACGTGTCTTGTTTGGGGTGGGATTTTGATATGTGTGGCCTAGTTCTAGTTGCCACTTACTGAGCACTGAAAAATGCCAAAAtgaaaccaaaagaaaaagacttACTTTGTGGGAAAAGAGAGAGGGGGTGAGTGAAGAAGCCAATGGTATTCCTCAGATTGATTTTTTGATTTGGAGGATTGTGAGGTTGATGTTGATCTCCATGTCTATTTGATTCTTGGCTTGCAACCAATGAGGTTGGATatgatattttttgaaaaataaatttcgaTTATGCTATTATTATCATTTCAAAATCAAAGAATATAAAATGCATAAAAGGAATCAGGAAATATAAATACTTTTGTGTTGTGCTATGCTATTTTATGAGGCACACACTCTTTTGAGATGTCCAAAAAGATCTTTaaactacttttgtgtggtcaTTAAACTACTAGCTTCCTTTCTTATTTTCCCTAGGAAATAAAAATTAGACGATTTTTTTGGTAtagttcttttatttattttgtacatGTATTTTTAATGGGAAATATTCTTATTCACAAACTGAACCTTCACATCTTTGTGGGACtaattttttaatacaaaatTCGAAACTGAGACACTTATTAAGAAGAATATCACTGAAATCAATCACTCATCAGTAGCTTATTAACATAATTGTTTATACTTTATTCTAATTAGATAAGATACATTTATCTTTTTATTGATGTATTGTATAAGATTATTAGATTATGAAAGGATTGGAATGTAGGGCGAGCTCAACACATGTTTACATCTGAAGTGAATTTTAATGAGACCTATttgaactaa
This is a stretch of genomic DNA from Lotus japonicus ecotype B-129 chromosome 1, LjGifu_v1.2. It encodes these proteins:
- the LOC130730202 gene encoding protein CIA1, which produces MERLELKEVQRLEGHNDRVWSLDWNPATGHAGTPLVFASCSGDKTVRIWEQDLSSGLWACKAVLDETHTRTVRSCAWSPSGKLLATASFDATTAIWENVGGDFECVATLEGHENEVKSVSWNASGTLLATCSRDKSVWIWEMQPVNEFECVSVLQGHTQDVKMVKWHPTEDILISCSYDNSIKVWADEGDSDDWQCVQTLGQPNNGHTSTVWALSFNASGDKMVTCSDDLTVKVWETENVQSSSGFAPWRHLCTLSGYHDRTIFSIHWSREGIFASGAADDTIQLFGDDNESQVGGPLYTLLLKKEKAHDMDINSVQWSPGEKPLLASASDDGTIKVWELVSQ
- the LOC130730203 gene encoding protein BIC1-like translates to MTEQHNHPFIMAHQSSSTESDNQVPPYPFEFDLKSSPQSSKDSMLQQEQETPFNLKGVTQSPSASKTLVCNKEETELQELLAEDSGREKLKRHRVEVAGRVWIPDMWGQEDLLKDWIDCSAFDAPLVPSKITMAREALVGEGRRANAAGLRIENRDLDFNVHMDLSLNNNCTNVEVQNIHMFSDAKKST